One segment of Streptosporangium brasiliense DNA contains the following:
- a CDS encoding PucR family transcriptional regulator — translation MFVPVSSLPRASLARVLEELGATLLDVVCGDIELAGDIGGVVIYDPLDEPELPSNALVMGVGLHDPADIARVVQRLGRRDAAGLVVRAPVVPDERLVTAARESGVAVLAFARGASWTHLAGMLRALTAESGLDEADAHTLGRIRSGDLFAVANAIAALLDAPVTIEDRNSRLLAFSSRQEEADPSRVQTILGRQVPEHYTRILEERGVFQAIYRSDRPVFVAPLPETGELPRAAIAVRAGDEILGTIWVVVPEPLSEERGEALYEASKLVAMHMVWQRADSDRERRLRAELLSTALESGPGSLEAVRRLGLKDEPAVVLALTVVGSPTEHPLPAQLATERKRLADAFAMHLSAVHPRAAAALIGDVAYGILPLPQNRQDGEERAAWIATEFLTRVGSRLRPLVGVGQLATDSSALARSRSGAERALRVLRSGAGGQQVALLDDVHIEALLLELADLVPRGDIPSGSVARIAAYDKEQQSSLVETLRAWLDAFGDVVVASAAMYVHPNTFRYRLRRAAEVGRIDLKDPDARLSAMLQLRLMSIRSASDG, via the coding sequence GTGTTCGTCCCCGTGAGCAGCCTCCCGCGAGCCAGCCTCGCACGCGTCCTGGAGGAACTCGGCGCCACGCTGCTCGACGTGGTCTGCGGCGACATCGAGCTGGCCGGCGACATCGGCGGCGTCGTCATCTACGACCCGCTCGACGAGCCGGAGCTGCCGAGCAACGCGCTGGTGATGGGCGTCGGCCTGCACGACCCCGCCGACATCGCGCGGGTCGTGCAGCGGCTCGGGCGGCGCGATGCCGCCGGGCTGGTGGTCCGCGCGCCTGTCGTCCCCGATGAGCGGCTCGTCACGGCGGCACGCGAATCGGGGGTGGCGGTCCTCGCGTTCGCCCGCGGTGCGTCGTGGACGCACCTGGCGGGGATGCTCCGGGCGTTGACGGCCGAGAGCGGCCTGGACGAGGCCGATGCCCACACGCTCGGCCGGATCCGGTCCGGTGATCTCTTCGCGGTCGCCAACGCCATCGCCGCGCTGCTCGACGCCCCGGTCACCATCGAGGACCGCAACTCGCGCCTGCTGGCCTTCTCCAGCCGGCAGGAGGAGGCGGACCCGTCGCGGGTCCAGACGATCCTGGGCCGGCAGGTTCCGGAGCACTACACCCGCATCCTGGAGGAGCGTGGGGTGTTCCAGGCGATCTACCGCAGCGACAGGCCCGTTTTCGTGGCGCCTCTGCCCGAGACGGGTGAGCTGCCCCGCGCGGCGATCGCGGTGCGCGCCGGGGACGAGATCCTCGGCACGATCTGGGTGGTCGTTCCCGAGCCCCTGAGCGAGGAACGCGGCGAAGCGCTCTACGAGGCGTCCAAGCTCGTCGCGATGCACATGGTGTGGCAGCGTGCCGATTCGGACAGGGAGCGACGGCTGCGCGCGGAGCTGCTGAGCACCGCCCTGGAGAGCGGACCGGGGTCGCTTGAGGCGGTCCGCCGCCTCGGCCTGAAGGACGAGCCCGCGGTCGTCCTCGCGCTCACCGTCGTCGGCTCGCCGACCGAGCATCCCCTGCCCGCGCAGCTCGCCACCGAACGCAAGCGGCTCGCCGACGCGTTCGCCATGCACCTGTCGGCCGTGCACCCGCGCGCCGCCGCGGCGCTGATCGGCGATGTCGCCTACGGCATCCTCCCGCTTCCGCAGAACCGGCAGGACGGCGAGGAACGCGCGGCCTGGATCGCCACCGAGTTCCTGACCCGGGTCGGTTCCCGGCTGCGCCCGCTGGTCGGGGTGGGGCAGCTCGCCACGGACAGTTCGGCGCTCGCCCGATCGCGCTCGGGGGCCGAACGGGCATTGCGCGTCCTGCGCTCCGGAGCCGGCGGGCAGCAGGTGGCCCTCCTGGACGACGTCCACATCGAGGCGCTGTTGCTCGAACTCGCCGATCTCGTTCCGCGCGGAGACATCCCCAGCGGCTCCGTCGCGCGCATCGCCGCCTATGACAAGGAGCAGCAGAGCAGCCTGGTCGAGACGCTGCGCGCCTGGCTCGACGCTTTCGGCGACGTAGTGGTGGCTTCCGCCGCGATGTACGTGCACCCCAACACGTTCCGCTACCGGCTGCGCCGCGCGGCCGAGGTCGGCCGCATCGACCTCAAGGACCCGGACGCGCGCCTGTCGGCCATGCTGCAGCTGCGCCTGATGTCGATCAGGTCGGCCTCGGACGGTTGA
- a CDS encoding ABC transporter substrate-binding protein: MTHVSGKQLAAALAVIAVLATACTGGGSSTKDVAGSYATPPEQTGTPKDGGTATVALTPGLSPNYIYPYPPASANGTVIARGLMWRSLYRPSGEGDQITDAGLSLAEQPAYSPDRKTATIKMRDYKWSNGTPVTADDVVFSLALLKAALAESPANWSFYTPGQFPDGVTAEATAPDTLTLKLETAYNPSYLLSMLTLLYVMPSKEWNIARSGGPHLDYTQPKHAKAIYKYLTKESESQSTFASNPLWQVVNGPYRLKSFDSTTGSFSLAPNESYSGPGESRLDQIDFKAFTSAAAVLNQFKAGNLTVGTLDSSFITQIDALKAKGYNVYGAPAPARFDSLTVNFKNTVNNFDKVIAQAYVRQALQRLIDQQGYIASRGIYNGAGSPNYSTAGNGSPYPPEFGDKAPYPYDPAAAGKLLTDNGWKLVPDGSTTCERPGTGPGECGAGIPRGQTISFTLASANTPAYVGARDIAFASAAKKLGVEVKIVTKSLNYMYANYGNTFAPATKNEWAMQDFGPLYLAAGYPSSNTVFNTGGSFNLGSYRNAEVDKSINASTFGADAKALSTEVTRLAEDLPVLFLPTPHTLVVWKDTLSGPQSSFNALISFLYTPELWYFHN, translated from the coding sequence ATGACGCACGTGTCCGGTAAGCAGCTCGCCGCGGCGCTCGCCGTGATCGCCGTGCTCGCCACGGCGTGCACCGGCGGCGGGAGCTCGACCAAGGACGTCGCCGGCAGCTACGCCACCCCGCCGGAGCAGACGGGCACTCCCAAGGACGGCGGGACCGCCACGGTCGCGTTGACCCCGGGACTCAGCCCCAACTACATCTACCCCTACCCGCCGGCGTCCGCCAACGGGACCGTCATCGCCCGCGGGCTGATGTGGCGCTCCCTCTACCGGCCCAGCGGAGAGGGCGACCAGATCACGGACGCCGGGCTGAGCCTGGCCGAGCAGCCCGCCTACAGCCCCGACCGCAAGACCGCGACCATCAAGATGAGGGACTACAAGTGGTCCAACGGCACCCCGGTCACGGCCGATGACGTCGTCTTCTCCCTCGCGCTGCTCAAGGCCGCGCTCGCGGAGAGCCCGGCCAACTGGAGCTTCTACACCCCGGGCCAGTTCCCCGACGGAGTCACCGCGGAAGCCACCGCGCCGGACACGCTCACCCTCAAACTGGAGACCGCGTACAACCCGTCGTACCTCCTGTCCATGCTGACGCTGCTGTACGTGATGCCCTCCAAGGAGTGGAACATCGCTCGCTCCGGAGGGCCGCACCTGGACTACACGCAGCCGAAGCACGCGAAGGCGATCTACAAGTACCTCACGAAGGAGTCCGAGTCCCAGTCCACGTTCGCGAGCAACCCGCTCTGGCAGGTGGTCAACGGCCCGTACCGGCTCAAGAGCTTCGACTCGACGACCGGCTCGTTCTCCCTGGCCCCCAACGAGTCCTACAGCGGTCCGGGCGAGTCACGGCTCGACCAGATCGATTTCAAGGCCTTCACCTCCGCCGCCGCGGTGCTCAACCAGTTCAAGGCCGGCAACCTGACCGTCGGCACGCTGGACTCCAGCTTCATCACCCAGATCGACGCGCTGAAGGCGAAGGGGTACAACGTCTACGGCGCGCCCGCGCCCGCCCGCTTCGACTCGCTGACCGTCAACTTCAAGAACACCGTCAACAACTTCGACAAGGTCATCGCGCAGGCGTACGTCCGGCAGGCCCTGCAGCGCCTGATCGACCAGCAGGGGTACATCGCCAGCAGGGGCATCTACAACGGCGCCGGCTCCCCGAACTACAGCACCGCGGGCAACGGCTCTCCCTATCCCCCCGAGTTCGGCGACAAGGCGCCCTATCCGTACGATCCCGCCGCCGCCGGGAAGCTGCTCACGGACAACGGCTGGAAGCTGGTGCCGGACGGCTCCACCACCTGTGAGCGCCCCGGCACCGGGCCGGGCGAGTGCGGCGCCGGCATCCCGCGGGGGCAGACGATCAGCTTCACCCTGGCCTCCGCCAACACCCCTGCCTACGTCGGCGCCCGCGACATCGCGTTCGCGTCGGCGGCCAAGAAGCTCGGCGTCGAAGTCAAGATCGTGACCAAGTCGCTCAACTACATGTACGCCAACTACGGCAACACCTTCGCCCCCGCCACCAAGAACGAGTGGGCGATGCAGGACTTCGGGCCGCTGTATCTCGCGGCCGGGTACCCGAGCAGCAACACGGTGTTCAACACGGGGGGCAGCTTCAACCTGGGCAGCTACCGGAACGCCGAGGTGGACAAGTCGATCAACGCCTCGACGTTCGGAGCGGACGCGAAGGCCCTCTCGACCGAGGTGACCCGCCTCGCCGAGGACCTGCCCGTGCTCTTCCTCCCGACCCCTCACACCCTGGTGGTGTGGAAGGACACCCTGTCCGGTCCGCAGTCGTCGTTCAACGCCCTGATCAGCTTCCTGTACACCCCGGAACTATGGTATTTCCACAACTAG
- a CDS encoding ABC transporter permease, which yields MTWYVVRRLAISFLVLLGISAVVFFLLHLVSDSPGRVVLGQRASPEAVADFNRQHGFDRPVVVQYVSYLGRLAQGDLGRSYKLNEDVGTLLRQNAGRSAMLSLAGLVLALVIAVPLGILQAVKRNRVVDRVATAASYVLYATPSFLLGLILIAVLSQSLPVFPAEASQSHSPWVVLTDPRAMALPVITLAVTSVAIFAQYQRSSALDQLGQDYIRVARAKGLPERLILTRHLLRNACLPLITLVGTLVPTLLAGNLIVESLFNYPGLGLLFLNSLHREDYPVLLAYTLMGGILTVAGNFVADLAVAAADRRIELRK from the coding sequence ATGACTTGGTACGTGGTCCGACGCCTGGCGATCTCCTTCCTCGTCCTGCTCGGGATCTCCGCGGTGGTCTTCTTCCTCCTGCACCTGGTTTCGGACAGTCCGGGGCGCGTCGTCCTGGGCCAGCGCGCCTCGCCCGAGGCGGTGGCGGACTTCAACCGCCAGCACGGCTTCGACCGTCCGGTCGTCGTGCAGTACGTCAGCTACCTCGGCCGGCTCGCGCAAGGCGACCTGGGCAGGTCGTACAAGCTGAACGAGGACGTGGGGACCCTGCTGCGGCAGAACGCCGGCCGCAGCGCGATGCTCTCGCTGGCCGGACTGGTCCTGGCGCTGGTGATCGCCGTCCCGCTCGGCATCCTGCAGGCGGTCAAACGCAACCGCGTCGTCGACCGGGTCGCCACGGCGGCGTCCTACGTCCTCTACGCGACGCCGTCGTTCCTGCTCGGTCTGATACTGATCGCCGTCTTGAGCCAGAGCCTGCCCGTCTTCCCGGCCGAGGCCTCCCAGTCGCACTCCCCCTGGGTGGTCCTCACCGATCCGCGGGCGATGGCGCTCCCCGTCATCACGCTGGCGGTCACCAGCGTCGCGATCTTCGCCCAGTACCAGCGCTCCTCCGCCCTGGACCAGCTCGGTCAGGACTACATCAGGGTCGCGCGGGCCAAGGGGCTCCCGGAGCGACTGATCTTGACGCGCCACCTGCTGCGCAACGCCTGTCTGCCGCTGATCACGCTGGTCGGCACGCTCGTCCCCACGCTCCTGGCGGGCAACCTGATCGTCGAGTCGCTCTTCAACTACCCCGGGCTGGGCCTGCTGTTCCTCAACAGCCTGCATCGCGAGGACTACCCGGTGCTCCTCGCCTACACCCTCATGGGCGGCATCCTGACCGTGGCCGGCAACTTCGTCGCCGACCTCGCGGTCGCCGCCGCCGACCGCCGAATCGAGCTGAGAAAATGA
- a CDS encoding ABC transporter permease: MTSHAADAEITPARNPVSALRRLRRHPLGLAGGLLLVLIAGFCFLGPLFHPTNQTDVDLVNAALPPGPGHPLGTDPNGFDVLGRLMAGGQVSLQIGLLAALFATTIGTVYGAVAGLAGGVVDGFLMRLVDVMLSIPFLFFVLILSARFHANTLSLSLVIGGFSWLLSARLVRGEVLTLRVREFVLAARVMGASRRRIILTHLIPNALGVIIVNITFQVADAILVVAALGFLGFGMTYPTADWGSQLAGGVTYISADYWWLIYPVGGCIILTVLALNLLADALRDAVGRRAD, from the coding sequence ATGACCTCACACGCCGCGGACGCCGAGATCACGCCGGCGAGGAACCCGGTCTCGGCGCTGCGCCGACTGCGACGGCATCCGCTCGGTCTCGCCGGCGGGCTGCTCCTGGTGCTCATCGCCGGGTTCTGCTTCCTCGGCCCGCTGTTCCACCCCACCAACCAGACCGACGTGGACCTGGTCAACGCGGCCCTGCCCCCTGGCCCCGGCCACCCGCTCGGGACGGACCCGAACGGGTTCGACGTGCTCGGGCGGCTGATGGCAGGCGGTCAGGTGTCCTTGCAGATCGGGCTCCTCGCCGCGCTCTTCGCGACCACGATCGGCACCGTCTACGGCGCCGTCGCCGGACTGGCCGGGGGCGTGGTCGACGGGTTCCTGATGCGGCTGGTCGACGTCATGCTGTCGATCCCCTTCCTGTTCTTCGTCCTGATCCTGTCGGCTCGCTTCCACGCGAACACGCTGTCGCTGAGCCTGGTCATCGGCGGGTTCTCCTGGCTCCTGTCGGCCCGGCTGGTCCGCGGCGAGGTCCTGACGCTGCGGGTACGGGAGTTCGTGCTGGCCGCACGGGTGATGGGCGCGTCCCGCCGGCGGATCATCCTCACCCACCTGATCCCGAACGCGCTCGGTGTGATCATCGTCAACATCACCTTCCAGGTCGCCGACGCGATCCTCGTCGTCGCCGCCCTGGGATTTCTGGGCTTCGGCATGACGTACCCCACCGCGGACTGGGGCAGTCAGCTCGCCGGCGGCGTCACCTACATCTCCGCCGACTATTGGTGGCTGATCTATCCCGTCGGCGGCTGCATCATCCTCACTGTGCTGGCGCTCAACCTGCTCGCGGACGCGCTCCGCGACGCGGTCGGGCGACGGGCGGACTGA
- the menC gene encoding o-succinylbenzoate synthase, with the protein MKLTGVEIRTVRVPLVAPFRTSFGTETVREALVLRVVTDGAEGWGECGAGTAPLYSSEYTHAAADVLSRFLVPALADVQDLDAHKVAPALARFKGHRTARAALEMAVLDADLRARGVSLGYALGAVRDTVPCGVSVGIAESIPALLDTVAGYLDAGYRRIKLKIEPGWDVEPVRAVRERFGDILLQVDANTAYRRGDARHLARLDPFDLLLMEQPLAEDDLIGHAELAAQIATPICLDESIVSARAAADAIALGACRVVNIKPGRVGGYLEARRIHDVCVAHDVPVWCGGMLETGLGRAANVALAALPGFTLPGDTSASDRYYRTDITPPFRLEDGHLAVPTGPGLGVAPIPEVLDAVTVMKKWLPINP; encoded by the coding sequence GTGAAGCTCACCGGGGTCGAGATCCGCACCGTCCGGGTGCCGCTCGTGGCGCCCTTCCGGACGTCGTTCGGCACGGAGACCGTGCGAGAGGCACTGGTGCTGCGCGTCGTCACCGACGGGGCCGAGGGGTGGGGCGAATGCGGAGCGGGGACAGCGCCGCTGTATTCCTCGGAGTACACGCACGCCGCCGCCGACGTGCTGAGCCGTTTCCTGGTCCCGGCGTTGGCCGATGTCCAGGATCTGGACGCGCACAAGGTCGCCCCCGCGCTGGCCCGGTTCAAGGGCCACCGTACGGCCAGAGCCGCGCTGGAGATGGCGGTTCTGGACGCTGATCTCCGCGCGCGCGGCGTCTCTCTCGGCTATGCCCTCGGCGCTGTCCGCGACACGGTGCCGTGCGGGGTGTCCGTGGGGATCGCGGAGTCGATCCCCGCGCTGCTCGACACGGTTGCCGGGTACCTGGACGCGGGCTACCGGCGGATCAAGCTGAAGATCGAGCCTGGCTGGGACGTCGAGCCGGTCCGCGCCGTGCGTGAACGGTTCGGCGACATCCTGCTGCAGGTCGACGCCAACACCGCCTACCGGCGCGGCGACGCCCGGCACCTGGCCCGGCTCGACCCGTTCGACCTCCTCCTGATGGAGCAGCCGCTGGCGGAGGATGACCTCATCGGGCACGCGGAGCTCGCCGCGCAGATCGCCACACCGATCTGTCTCGACGAATCGATCGTCTCCGCTCGCGCCGCGGCCGACGCGATCGCGCTCGGAGCCTGCCGGGTCGTCAACATCAAGCCGGGGCGCGTGGGCGGCTACCTCGAAGCCAGGCGGATCCACGACGTCTGCGTGGCACACGATGTCCCGGTCTGGTGCGGTGGCATGCTCGAGACGGGATTGGGGCGTGCCGCCAACGTCGCGCTCGCCGCGCTGCCCGGGTTCACCTTGCCCGGCGACACGTCGGCGTCCGACCGCTACTACCGAACCGACATCACGCCGCCGTTCCGCCTGGAGGACGGGCACCTTGCCGTGCCGACCGGGCCGGGGCTCGGCGTCGCCCCGATCCCGGAGGTCCTGGACGCCGTCACGGTCATGAAGAAATGGTTGCCCATTAACCCCTAA
- a CDS encoding prolyl oligopeptidase family serine peptidase — translation MTYPPTRTVEVFEDVAGVRVPDPYRWLEEETPEVRRWQRRQADLATSVVHDGQDPEAVRDLIQAYDSGSRPALPKYAAGRWFRAAGSLIVVADRPYGPGRPVIDLAGFGSERNPAFLSWLAPAPDGRVLALGICTDGSEHNTIRLIEVASGRVLDGAPEQVLHSAWAGGVSWLPDSSGFYFFALTGTPQEFRQGVFLHRHGGTTVEPIPVGEGSREYTLVQMSPGSRWAVASHRVGSPIPVAVRDLSESGTAWRPFVTACPGTIAGHVVGDHYIAVTDVGAPRGRVVAIPLDAADPNDPAGWTELVPEGDTVLRSLTPVGEHLYLSEFDQTFARVRIIDRSGATTGEVPLPGRGALAAPFFALTALAVGTPADDFVFAFSTLTSSWGVYRHRPGDTGIETLSAPTVMLDAELEAGWAIASDGVAVPYHVVRPSGSDPTRPAPTLISAYGAANVPLLPQYQPDLAAFVAAGGVLVQAYLRGGGEFGRDWYLAAHRDKRHVRDADLVAVAEHLIAKGLTTADRLALTGGSDGGLMCGVAVTTRPDLWRAVLPREPLLDLIGGTRDPYLDFVIRKAWADPDDPAEVRRLLRLSPYQLVSPGVFPAVYIQAGAADPRCRPWHARKFAARMQAAQKGEAPILLHVFDNAGHGAATAHDIAITQDTEWLAFLVKTLGLRGRLNRPRPT, via the coding sequence ATGACCTACCCGCCCACCCGCACCGTCGAGGTCTTCGAGGACGTCGCGGGCGTCCGCGTGCCGGATCCGTACCGGTGGCTGGAGGAGGAGACCCCCGAGGTACGGCGATGGCAGCGGCGGCAGGCCGATCTCGCCACCTCCGTCGTCCACGACGGGCAGGACCCGGAAGCCGTCCGGGACCTGATCCAGGCGTATGACAGCGGGTCCCGCCCGGCCCTGCCGAAATACGCGGCCGGCCGCTGGTTCCGCGCTGCCGGGTCCCTGATCGTCGTCGCCGACCGGCCGTACGGCCCCGGACGGCCGGTGATCGACCTGGCCGGGTTCGGCAGCGAGCGGAACCCGGCGTTCCTGTCCTGGCTGGCGCCCGCGCCGGACGGCCGCGTCCTGGCCCTGGGCATCTGCACCGACGGCAGCGAGCACAACACCATCCGGCTCATCGAGGTGGCCTCGGGGCGGGTGCTCGACGGCGCGCCCGAGCAGGTCCTGCACAGCGCGTGGGCCGGCGGTGTCTCGTGGCTGCCCGACAGCAGCGGCTTCTACTTCTTCGCCCTCACCGGCACACCGCAGGAGTTCCGGCAAGGGGTGTTCCTCCACCGGCACGGCGGCACCACCGTGGAACCCATCCCGGTCGGCGAGGGTTCCCGGGAGTACACGCTCGTGCAGATGTCGCCGGGCAGCCGATGGGCCGTCGCCAGCCATCGGGTGGGCAGTCCGATCCCGGTCGCGGTCCGCGACCTGTCCGAGTCCGGTACGGCGTGGCGGCCTTTCGTCACCGCGTGCCCCGGAACGATCGCGGGCCACGTCGTCGGCGACCACTACATCGCCGTGACCGACGTCGGGGCTCCTCGCGGGCGAGTGGTCGCCATCCCGCTCGACGCGGCCGATCCCAACGACCCGGCGGGGTGGACCGAGCTCGTCCCCGAAGGCGACACGGTGCTGCGGTCCCTCACCCCGGTCGGTGAGCACCTGTACCTCAGCGAGTTCGACCAGACGTTCGCCAGGGTCCGGATCATCGATCGCTCGGGCGCCACCACCGGCGAGGTCCCCCTCCCCGGCCGCGGCGCGCTCGCCGCTCCCTTCTTCGCGCTGACCGCCCTGGCCGTCGGGACTCCCGCGGACGACTTCGTCTTCGCCTTCTCCACACTGACCAGCTCCTGGGGCGTCTACCGGCACCGCCCCGGCGACACGGGGATCGAGACGCTGTCGGCCCCGACGGTCATGCTCGACGCCGAGCTGGAAGCGGGGTGGGCCATCGCGTCTGACGGCGTCGCGGTGCCGTACCACGTGGTGCGCCCGTCCGGGAGCGACCCGACGCGGCCGGCGCCGACACTGATCTCCGCGTACGGCGCGGCGAACGTGCCCCTCCTGCCCCAGTACCAGCCCGACCTGGCCGCCTTCGTCGCCGCCGGCGGCGTCCTCGTCCAGGCCTACCTGCGCGGGGGCGGTGAGTTCGGCCGGGACTGGTACCTGGCCGCGCACCGGGACAAGCGCCACGTTCGCGACGCCGACCTCGTCGCGGTCGCCGAGCACCTCATCGCCAAGGGCCTCACGACCGCCGACCGGCTCGCGTTGACCGGCGGGTCCGACGGTGGCCTCATGTGCGGAGTCGCCGTCACCACACGGCCCGACCTGTGGCGTGCCGTACTCCCGCGAGAGCCCCTGCTGGATCTCATCGGCGGCACCCGCGACCCCTACCTCGACTTCGTCATCCGCAAGGCCTGGGCGGACCCGGACGATCCGGCGGAGGTCCGCCGGCTCCTCCGGCTGTCGCCGTATCAGCTGGTCAGCCCCGGCGTCTTCCCGGCGGTCTACATCCAGGCCGGGGCCGCCGACCCCCGGTGCCGTCCCTGGCACGCACGCAAGTTCGCCGCACGGATGCAGGCCGCCCAGAAGGGAGAGGCGCCGATCCTGCTGCACGTCTTCGACAACGCCGGCCATGGCGCGGCGACCGCCCATGACATCGCGATCACGCAGGACACCGAATGGTTGGCGTTCCTGGTCAAGACCCTCGGCCTGCGGGGCCGTCTCAACCGTCCGAGGCCGACCTGA
- a CDS encoding erythromycin esterase family protein, translating into MRELVGDARVVAIGEGAHNITEFYELRDQLFRILVQELGFSAFVMESGFAEGLAVNAWIHGGPGQVGKVARDGITYRFGECEPMRRQLRWMRRQKVGFYGMDLPGSSTSPGPAVRAILDRIPGDEELLRLSDLGGRTEAAVRYAAMPVAERTRLLDGLRALVERASLVDDEIVRRCAASLQAFVEELDPPSAGPYPREVFMADTVKWVLEREERIVVSAHNAHVRRTPFLDRPMMGGLLASSLGADLVVIGMTYGSGPEVRFTQRSPRPFDCDVSLEERSLPPNCVESRLDRIGRPVAVVDLRRVPGDFFDGIDGTLAGGGIDPVDDFPAAYDALIHVRHATRIPGAFERLRAEFEESP; encoded by the coding sequence GTGCGCGAGCTGGTCGGCGATGCGCGAGTGGTGGCCATCGGCGAGGGCGCGCACAACATCACCGAGTTCTACGAGCTCAGGGACCAGCTGTTCCGCATCCTCGTCCAGGAGCTCGGCTTCTCGGCCTTCGTGATGGAGTCCGGTTTCGCCGAGGGGCTGGCCGTCAACGCGTGGATCCATGGCGGGCCGGGGCAGGTCGGGAAGGTCGCCCGCGACGGCATCACCTACCGGTTCGGCGAGTGCGAGCCGATGCGGCGGCAGCTGCGCTGGATGCGCCGCCAGAAGGTCGGCTTCTACGGGATGGACCTTCCCGGCTCCTCCACGTCACCCGGGCCCGCCGTACGGGCCATTCTCGACCGGATCCCGGGCGACGAGGAGCTCCTGCGCCTGAGCGACCTGGGGGGCCGGACGGAGGCGGCAGTCCGCTACGCGGCCATGCCCGTCGCCGAACGCACCCGGCTGCTCGACGGTCTCCGCGCGCTGGTCGAGCGCGCCTCCCTGGTCGACGACGAGATCGTACGGCGGTGCGCGGCCTCGCTCCAGGCCTTCGTCGAGGAACTGGATCCGCCTTCCGCCGGGCCGTACCCGAGAGAGGTGTTCATGGCGGACACCGTGAAGTGGGTCCTGGAGCGAGAAGAGCGCATCGTCGTGAGCGCCCACAACGCGCACGTCCGGCGCACGCCGTTCCTGGACCGGCCGATGATGGGCGGCCTGCTCGCCTCCTCGCTGGGAGCCGACCTCGTCGTCATCGGGATGACGTACGGCTCCGGTCCGGAGGTCCGGTTCACGCAGCGCTCCCCGCGCCCGTTCGACTGCGACGTCTCCCTGGAGGAGCGGAGCCTGCCGCCGAACTGCGTCGAGTCGCGGCTGGACCGCATCGGTCGGCCCGTGGCCGTCGTGGACCTCCGCCGTGTGCCGGGCGACTTCTTCGACGGCATCGACGGCACGCTGGCCGGCGGCGGGATCGACCCCGTCGACGACTTCCCGGCGGCCTACGACGCGCTCATCCATGTCCGCCACGCCACCCGCATCCCCGGCGCGTTCGAGCGCCTCCGCGCGGAGTTCGAGGAGTCACCATGA